In Melanotaenia boesemani isolate fMelBoe1 chromosome 16, fMelBoe1.pri, whole genome shotgun sequence, the following proteins share a genomic window:
- the got1 gene encoding aspartate aminotransferase, cytoplasmic codes for MSVFCEVPQAVPVAVFKLTQDFNNDQFPNKVNLGVGAYRTDEGKPWVLPVVKKVEKIIVHDDRLNHEYLPILGLPEFRSSASKIALGDNSPAIQEDRVGAVQCLGGTGALKIGAEFLRRFYNGNNNTKTPVYVSAPTWENHNAVFASAGLEDVHPYKYWNAEKRGLDLAGFLGDLESCPERSIVVLHACAHNPTGTDPTQTQWKQIAEVMMRRKLFVFFDSAYQGFASGSLEKDAWAIRYFVSMGFEMFCAQSFSKNFGLYNERVGNLTIVAHDGDNLKRILSQMEKVVRTTWSNPPSQGARIVAVTLNSPELFSEWKDNVKTMADRVLLMRAQLKAKLQALGTPGTWDHITDQIGMFSFTGLNSKQVEYMVKEKHIYLMASGRINMCGLTTKNIDYVAESIHEAVTKVQ; via the exons ATGTCGGTATTTTGTGAGGTCCCACAAGCAGTCCCTGTAGCTGTTTTCAAGCTAACGCAAGACTTCAACAACGACCAGTTTCCCAATAAGGTGAACCTCGGAGTGGGAG CCTACAGGACAGATGAAGGCAAGCCCTGGGTTTTGCCAGTGGTGAAAAAGGTGGAGAAGATCATTGTGCATGATGATAGGCTAAACCACGAGTACCTGCCTATCCTGGGTCTCCCTGAGTTCAGATCATCTGCCTCCAAGATTGCACTGGGAGATAACAGTCCTGCTATCCAGGAGGACAGG GTGGGAGCTGTCCAGTGCTTGGGTGGTACTGGTGCTTTAAAAATAGGTGCAGAGTTCCTCAGACGATTCTATAAtggaaacaacaacacaaaaacacccGTCTACGTGTCTGCACCTACTTGGG aaAATCACAATGCTGTATTTGCCAGTGCTGGCTTGGAAGACGTCCATCCATACAAATACTGGAACGCAGAGAAGAGAGGTCTTGATTTGGCTGGTTTCCTTGGTGACTTAGAG AGTTGTCCAGAACGCTCGATCGTTGTCCTGCATGCCTGCGCCCATAATCCAACTGGAACAGACCCCACACAGACGCAATGGAAGCAAATCGCTGAAGTTATGATG AGGAGGAAGCTTTTTGTGTTCTTCGACTCGGCCTATCAGGGATTCGCCTCAGGTAGTCTGGAGAAAGATGCCTGGGCCATACGTTACTTTGTCTCCATGGGCTTCGAAATGTTCTGTGCTCAGTCGTTCTCCAAGAACTTTGGTCTCTACA ATGAGCGTGTTGGCAACCTGACAATTGTGGCCCATGATGGAGACAACCTGAAAAGGATTCTCTCTCAGATGGAGAAGGTTGTCAGGACCACCTGGTCCAACCCACCGTCTCAGGGAGCTCGCATAGTTGCTGTCACTCTTAACTCCCCAGAGCTCTTCTCTGAATG gaagGACAATGTGAAGACCATGGCTGACAGGGTCTTGCTGATGAGGGCTCAGCTGAAAGCCAAGCTTCAAGCACTGGGAACACCAGGGACCTGGGACCATATCACTGACCAGATTGGCATGTTCAGCTTCACAGGACTGAACT CCAAACAAGTGGAATACATGGTGAAGGAGAAACATATCTATTTAATGGCCAGTGGTCGCATCAACATGTGTGGTTTGACCACCAAGAACATCGACTATGTGGCCGAGTCCATCCATGAGGCCGTCACTAAAGTGCAGTAG